Proteins co-encoded in one Kwoniella shandongensis chromosome 12, complete sequence genomic window:
- a CDS encoding nucleolar GTP-binding protein 2 produces the protein MAKGKNHDRKANPDFGKTKGKSSSGSSKEFTLKKVKGENFYRDAKAASRVKMLNGGKAVRDKDGKIIESAAFQKTEKETEPGRVKADRRWFGNTRVISQTALDHFRTALKEQKADPYSVLLRRNKLPMGLLEDESKTAGKKSHIVETEPFANTFGPKARRKRPRLDIGSIEELGESSAAGATTVPGEDFPQNEATADHADIYHPTTSTAREPIYAKGTSRRIWGELYKVLDSSDVVIHVLDARDPLGTRCKPVVEYLRKEKAHKHLVYVLNKVDLVPTWVTARWVKHLSLSAPTIAFHASINNSFGKGSLIQLLRQFSVLHSDKKQISIGFIGYPNTGKSSIINTLKKKKVCTVAPIPGETKVWQYITLMKRIYLIDCPGIVPVSAKDSDTDTVLKGVVRVENLATPAEHIPQLLERVRPEYLERTYGLQPREGGWHGESGAVILLSAIAKKSGKLLKGGEPDQEAAAKMVLNDWIRGKIPYFAAPPEKAIKEGEQPEKEVVSEEQRKEIEETRNMLEQQERSLGKILGEKRVKGVAQPISKIVTMTKFIGEDARRYKEGEDAEDVEMGDAEPADEDDDDDEEDDDEDEAEGEEDGDLAWEDIFPGEAGPSTSKFAALPVDEVETKAGDAEEDEDDDEEDDEEEDDEDEEEVDLEFAPPSSKKAGKRKAEELDEDDEGSENETAAQKAKRMTTNKKKATNFYTTANVKNRNRDRKVPKNPGKRNRGDEEERTGKKKPKIRGGR, from the exons AtggcaaagggaaagaacCATGATCGTAAAGCCAACCCGGACTTTGGCAAGACCAAAGGGAAATCATCATCCGGGAGCAGTAAAGAATTCACCTTGAAAAAGGTCAAAG GCGAGAACTTCTATCGAGATGCCAAAGCCGCATCTAGGGTGAAGATGCTCAACGGGGGAAAAGCGGTCCGAGATAAAGATGGTAAAATCATCGAATCGGCCGCTTTccagaagaccgagaaggagactGAACCTGGACGAGTCAAGGCCGACAGAAGATGGTTCG GTAACACACGAGTCATCTCTCAAACTGCTTTGGACCATTTCCGAACTGCTTTGAAAGAGCAGAAAGCCGACCCTTACTCTGTCTTGTTGAGAAGAAACAAGCTGCCTATGGGTTTGCTCGAGGATGAGTCAAAGACTGCGGGAAAG AAATCCCATATCGTCGAGACCGAGCCTTTCGCCAACACCTTTGGTCCCAAagctcggaggaagagaccaCGTCTCGATATCGGTTCGATTGAAGAACTGGGCGAGTCGTCTGCTGCTGGCGCTACCACCGTCCCTGGTGAAGACTTCCCTC AAAACGAAGCCACAGCAGACCACGCGGACATCTACCAccctaccacctccactgccCGAGAGCCCATCTACGCAAAGGGTACATCCCGACGTATCTGGGGAGAGCTGTACAAGGTTCTTGACTCTTCCGATGTTGTCATCCACGTTCTGGATGCGCGAGATCCTTTGGGTACTCGATGTAAGCCCGTTGTGGAGTAtttgaggaaggaaaaggcACACAAGCATCTGGTCTATGTCCTCAACAAGGTCGATTTGGTTCCCACTTGGGTCACT GCTCGATGGGTCAAGCACTTGTCGCTCTCTGCCCCTACCATCGCTTTCCACGCCTCTATCAACAACTCATTCGGTAAAGGTTCCCTCATCCAGCTTCTTCGACAATTCTCTGTCCTTCACTCGGACAAGAAGCAGATCTCCATCGGTTTCATTGGATACCCCAACACTGGTAAATCTTCTATCATCAACAccttgaagaagaagaaggtgtgcACTGTCGCTCCTATTCCTGGAGAGACCAAGGTGTGGCAATACATTACCTTGATGAAGCGAATTTACCTCATCGATTGTCCCGGTATCGTTCCCGTTTCCGCCAAGGATtccgacaccgacaccgTCTTGAAGGGTGTTGTTCGAGTCGAGAACCTCGCCACTCCCGCAGAGCACATCCCTCAATTACTCGAGCGAGTACGACCAGAGTATCTTGAGAGGACATACGGTCTTCAACCTCGAGAAGGTGGATGGCACGGCGAGTCAGGCGCAGTCATCCTTTTGTCGGCCATCGCCAAGAAATCCGGTAAACTGCTCAAGGGTGGTGAGCCTGATCAAGAGGCTGCTGCCAAGATGGTGTTGAACGACTGGATCCGAGGAAAGATCCCCTACTTTGCCGCTCCTCCTGAGAAAGCAATCAAGGAGGGTGAACAGCctgagaaggaggtcgtTTCGGAAgaacagaggaaggagattgaggagacCAGGAACATGTTGGAGCAACAAGAGAGATCGTTGGGCAAGATCttgggtgagaagagggtcAAGGGTGTCGCGCAACCCATCAGCAAGATCGTCACCATGACCAAGTTCATTGGTGAGGATGCGAGAAGATacaaggagggtgaggatgCCGAGGACGTCGAGATGGGCGATGCTGAGCCAGccgacgaagacgatgatgatgacgaagaggacgatgatgaggatgaggcggaaggtgaggaggatggagatctTGCTTGGGAGGACATCTTCCCTGGAGAGGCAGGACCTTCTACCTCCAAGTTCGCTGCCTTGCCagtcgacgaggtcgagacgaAGGCCGGTGATgcggaggaggatgaggatgacgacgaagaggacgatgaggaggaggatgacgaggatgaggaagaagtcgatctTGAATTCGCGCCTCCCTCAAGTAAGAAGGCTggaaagagaaagg CTGAGGAactcgacgaagatgacgagggaaGTGAGAACGAGACTGCTGCTCAAAAGGCCAAACGTATGACAACCAACAAGAAAAAGGCTACAAACTTCTACACCACAGCG AACGTCAAGAACAGGAACAGGGATAGGAAAGTGCCCAAGAACCCTGGGAAGAGGAACCgaggtgacgaagaagaacggacaggaaagaagaagcccAAGATCAGAGGGGGTAGATGA
- a CDS encoding pantoate-beta-alanine ligase, with the protein MHSYLTTLKPFGDEEETQSRTILWGIKSPSTLTATLLTTDDTIENSSLSAAVHSMGEYKQSLKMVVPLLRTASRLTTASASSSASFLIRRNVSTSGGGGNIPHIPVIRTLPQLRRWRQEARERKLEVGVVPTMGALHEGHLNLVRASMAGNPLTVMTLFVNPMQFAPTEDLSSYPRQLERDLSLLSTLLTTPSSSSSSSYSSPTPTRSLRGLGISEHESFRPPTPVANAAVESPLVVFAPSPEVMYPLKGELQDLGRHKGVRVDVKGWGEVMEGSSRPQFFKGVATVCTKLFNAVEPDHAYFGQKDIQQALLLKILVQDLLLSHPTSSNLHILPTTRASSGLALSSRNAYLSPPELVVAPVLHRALSSAVDLYTTSASPVDEEDGITGEDLISIATRTILDEQQRLLSAPEAEGGGVELRLDYIEVFDKHTFEPVRGKVEKGREMVIAGAVWVGTTRLIDNLLIGWEVN; encoded by the exons ATGCATAGTTACTTGACCACGTTGAAACCTTTCGGCGATGA AGAAGAGACGCAAAGTAGGACGATATTGTGGGGAATCAAGTCTCCTTCAACATTGACTGCGACACTCCTGACGACAGACGATACTATCGAGAACAGCTCACTTTCCGCTGCGGTGCATTCCATGGGCGAGTACAAACAATCTCTCAAGATGGTAGTACCACTTCTTCGAACCGCGAGTCGACTGACCACcgcctccgcttcctcctcggcttCATTTTTGATCCGACGGAACGTGTCGACAtcgggaggaggtggtaATATACCGCATATACCTGTGATCAGGACATTACCCCaattgaggagatggagacaGGAAGCTagagagaggaagttggaagtTGGGGTCGTTCCTACG ATGGGAGCACTGCACGAAGGACACTTAAACCTTG TCCGAGCGTCTATGGCAGGAAATCCGCTCACGGTGATGACGCTGTTCGTCAATCCGATGCAG TTCGCTCCCACCGAAGATCTCTCTTCTTATCCCCGTCAACTAGAACGagacctctccctcctatccacccttctcaccacaccttcttcttcttcttcttcatcatatTCATCCCCAACACCAACACGGTCCCTGCGCGGTCTAGGAATATCAGAACATGAATCGTTTCGACCTCCAACACCGGTCGCGAATGCCGCGGTGGAAAGTCCCTTGGTCGTTTTTGCGCCGAGTCCAGAGGTGATGTATCCCCTTAAAGGGGAATTGCAGGATCTGGGGAGACATAAGGGTGTTAGGGTGGATGTGAAAGGGTGGGGGGAAGTGATGGAGGGAAGTTCAAGAC CCCAATTCTTCAAAGGCGTCGCGACAGTCTGCACGAAGCTATTCAACGCTGTAGAA CCTGATCACGCGTATTTCGGTCAAAAGGATATTCAGCAAGCCCTACTGCTCAAGATCC TGGTCCAAGACCTCCTGCTGTCCCatcccacctcgtccaacttGCACATCCTGCCTACCACCCGAGCATCATCAGGTCTCGCACTCTCCTCTAGAAATGCCTATCTCTCCCCTCCCGAGTTAGTCGTTGCACCGGTTTTACATCGTGCCCTCTCTTCAGCTGTCGACCTATACACCACCTCAGCCAGCCccgtcgatgaagaggacgggATAACGGGCGAGGATCTCATCTCTATTGCTACACGCACGATCCTTGACGAACAACAACGTCTACTCTCGGCTCCTgaggcagaaggaggaggcgtCGAGTTGAGATTGGACTACATAGAAGTGTTTGATAAACATACCTTTGAGCcggtgagagggaaggtagagaagggaagggagatggtAATTGCCGGTGCGGTGTGGGTGGGAACGACGAGGTTGATTGATAACTTGTTAATAGGCTGGGAGGTGAATTAG